Proteins from a single region of Acidobacteriota bacterium:
- a CDS encoding VOC family protein, which yields MMEQQTHRELPFGWMIIGLLALLAFLGSTTRANVSRVESVGFTVSDMERALDFYTRILPFEKVADDEVFGDNFERLTGVFGARARIVRLKLGDETLELTEYLTGGGRPVPVDSRSNDRWFQHVAIIVADMEKAFDVLKRNKVKFVSTRPQTLPKTIPNAAGISAFYFRDFDNHVLEILRFPADKGATKWHALSRSGRLFLGIDHTAIVVGGTESSLGFYRDALGLTIAGTSENFGTEQEHLNNVFGARLHITGLKTTNPGIAVEFLEYKTPRDGRPFPRDTRSNDIWHWQTSFEADSLSDLVQNRSFEFISSGTVDVSWNKRARERAILTRDPDGHAVRVIGR from the coding sequence ATGATGGAACAACAAACGCACAGAGAACTTCCCTTCGGTTGGATGATTATCGGATTGTTGGCGCTCCTGGCATTTTTGGGGTCAACAACCCGCGCCAATGTGAGCCGTGTCGAGTCGGTCGGATTCACGGTCTCCGATATGGAACGCGCACTCGATTTCTACACTCGCATTTTGCCGTTCGAAAAGGTCGCCGACGACGAAGTATTTGGCGACAATTTTGAACGTCTGACAGGAGTGTTCGGCGCCCGCGCTCGGATCGTTCGCCTGAAACTCGGCGACGAGACGCTCGAATTGACGGAATACCTGACCGGCGGCGGCCGGCCTGTTCCGGTCGATTCGCGAAGCAATGACCGATGGTTCCAGCACGTCGCGATCATCGTTGCGGATATGGAAAAGGCGTTCGATGTCCTGAAACGCAACAAGGTCAAGTTCGTTTCGACCCGTCCGCAGACACTGCCGAAAACAATACCGAACGCCGCCGGGATAAGCGCGTTCTATTTTCGCGATTTCGATAACCACGTGCTCGAAATCCTGCGGTTTCCGGCAGACAAAGGCGCGACGAAATGGCACGCTCTTTCGCGATCCGGCAGGCTTTTCCTGGGAATCGACCATACCGCGATCGTCGTCGGGGGCACTGAATCAAGTCTCGGATTCTACCGGGACGCGCTCGGCCTGACGATCGCCGGGACGAGCGAAAATTTCGGCACCGAACAGGAACACTTGAACAACGTATTCGGTGCTCGATTGCACATCACCGGTTTGAAAACGACGAATCCCGGAATCGCGGTCGAGTTCCTCGAATACAAAACCCCGCGCGACGGACGACCGTTTCCGCGCGATACCCGGAGCAACGATATTTGGCACTGGCAAACGAGCTTTGAGGCCGATTCCCTTTCGGATCTGGTTCAAAACCGCAGTTTCGAATTCATTTCCAGCGGGACAGTCGATGTTTCCTGGAATAAACGCGCACGGGAACGAGCTATATTGACTCGTGACCCCGACGGACATGCCGTCCGGGTGATCGGGAGGTAA
- a CDS encoding YHS domain protein, with translation MAVSACAGSSGTEGVKPVNTTPENVAIRGFDTVEYFTANAPAAGNPEFAFVWNGAKWLFSSADNLERFKADPSRFAPQFGGYCSWAVSHGYTADGDPMAWKVVDGKLYLNYNLKVKEKWEAEQENLIKEGERNWTAFRRKKPEHK, from the coding sequence ATCGCGGTCTCGGCGTGTGCGGGTTCGTCCGGCACGGAAGGCGTCAAGCCAGTGAACACGACGCCGGAAAACGTCGCGATCAGGGGTTTTGACACGGTCGAGTACTTTACGGCCAATGCGCCCGCCGCGGGAAACCCGGAGTTCGCTTTTGTTTGGAACGGCGCGAAGTGGCTGTTCTCGTCGGCCGACAATCTTGAGAGATTCAAGGCCGATCCTTCAAGATTCGCGCCGCAGTTCGGCGGTTACTGTTCGTGGGCCGTTTCCCACGGCTACACCGCCGACGGCGATCCGATGGCGTGGAAGGTTGTCGATGGCAAGCTCTACCTCAACTACAATTTGAAGGTCAAAGAGAAATGGGAGGCCGAGCAGGAAAATCTCATCAAGGAAGGTGAAAGGAACTGGACCGCCTTCAGGAGGAAGAAACCGGAACATAAGTAA
- a CDS encoding glucosidase, which translates to MNAERHRLKEGSDWKLWGPYLSERAWGTVREDYSPHGSAWDFFPHDQARSRSYRWNEDGLAGICDAQQRVCFSVALWNGRDPILKERLFGLTGSEGNHGEDVKEHYFYLDSTPTHSYMKFLYKYPQEEFPYARLIEENRRAGKMNGEFELSDTGVFDSSRYFDIFVEYAKNSPEDISIRITIANRRGSEASINVLPTVWLRNTWSWDGDETNRGEIRLAADGSVDIDEPTLGAYRLFCDCADAVLFCDNNTNKLRLFGVPNESDYVKDGINDFIVNGRRDAVNPETRGTKAAANYFLSLKAGEERSIELRLAKTAATLPEGKRPAAGVFEERRSEADEFYSGLIPASLSKDAQNVMRQAFAGMLWSKQFYHFDVDRWLDGDPAQPAPPAERKKGRNAEWRHLNNADVISMPDKWEYPWYAAWDLAFHAIPLALVDADFAKEQLILMLREWYMHPNGQIPAYEWAFGDVNPPVHAWAALRVYQIDKKRARRGDTKFLARIFQKLMLNFTWWVNRKDAEGLNVFEGGFLGLDNIGIFDRSRPLPTGGRLAQSDGTSWMAMYCLNMLAIALELAAVDDSYEDVATKFWEHFVYIADAMNNLGREGISLWDEEDGFYYDVLHLHDQRNMPLKVRSMVGLIPLFAVATIDSAILDTLPDFKNRFEWFIANRPKLTANIERKGDCTLLSIAFRERLERVLKVMLDESEFLSPHGIRALSRFHKNNPYILEVNGEHHRVDYEPAESSSGLFGGNSNWRGPIWMPVNYLLIESLQKFHHFYGSDLLVEFPTGSGKKMDLWEVSQELSRRLSRIFLPGVDGRRPVFRNSPEFDSDENWRDLVLFYEYFDGDTGAGVGASHQTGWTGLVAKLLQQSGD; encoded by the coding sequence ATGAACGCAGAACGACACAGACTGAAGGAAGGCAGCGACTGGAAGCTTTGGGGGCCGTATTTGTCTGAACGAGCGTGGGGAACCGTTCGCGAGGATTACTCGCCGCACGGCTCGGCGTGGGATTTCTTTCCGCACGATCAGGCGAGATCCCGTTCCTATCGCTGGAACGAGGACGGACTTGCCGGGATCTGCGACGCTCAACAGCGTGTCTGTTTTTCGGTCGCACTTTGGAACGGCCGCGATCCGATCTTGAAGGAACGGCTTTTCGGACTCACGGGCAGCGAAGGCAATCACGGCGAGGACGTCAAGGAGCATTACTTCTACCTCGATTCGACGCCGACGCATTCCTATATGAAATTCCTCTACAAATACCCGCAAGAGGAATTCCCGTACGCACGATTAATCGAGGAGAATCGTCGCGCCGGAAAAATGAATGGCGAATTTGAACTATCGGACACCGGGGTCTTCGACAGCAGCCGATACTTTGACATTTTCGTCGAATATGCAAAAAACTCGCCCGAAGACATTTCGATCCGAATCACGATTGCCAACCGCCGCGGTTCAGAGGCTTCGATCAACGTTCTCCCGACTGTCTGGCTGCGCAATACCTGGTCCTGGGACGGCGACGAAACCAACCGCGGCGAGATCCGGCTCGCCGCCGATGGTTCAGTCGATATCGACGAACCGACGCTTGGCGCCTACCGACTGTTCTGCGACTGCGCCGACGCGGTGCTGTTTTGTGACAACAACACGAACAAACTGCGTCTGTTCGGAGTGCCCAACGAGTCAGACTACGTCAAAGACGGCATCAACGACTTCATCGTCAACGGCCGGCGCGATGCGGTAAACCCCGAAACCCGAGGCACGAAGGCGGCCGCGAATTATTTTTTGAGCCTCAAAGCCGGCGAGGAAAGATCGATCGAACTTCGCCTAGCGAAAACCGCGGCAACGCTGCCCGAGGGCAAACGACCTGCGGCCGGCGTCTTCGAAGAACGGCGTTCGGAAGCCGATGAGTTCTATTCGGGGCTGATTCCGGCCTCTCTTTCGAAGGACGCGCAAAACGTAATGCGTCAAGCGTTTGCCGGAATGTTGTGGTCGAAGCAGTTCTATCATTTCGATGTCGACCGCTGGCTCGACGGCGATCCCGCCCAACCCGCGCCGCCGGCGGAACGAAAAAAAGGACGCAACGCCGAATGGCGCCATCTGAACAACGCCGATGTGATCTCGATGCCCGACAAGTGGGAGTATCCCTGGTATGCGGCGTGGGACCTCGCTTTTCACGCGATCCCGTTAGCGCTTGTCGACGCGGACTTCGCAAAGGAACAGCTGATCCTGATGTTGCGCGAGTGGTATATGCATCCGAACGGGCAAATCCCGGCCTACGAATGGGCGTTCGGCGATGTAAATCCGCCGGTTCATGCCTGGGCCGCGCTCAGGGTCTATCAGATCGACAAGAAACGTGCGAGACGGGGCGACACGAAATTTCTCGCCCGGATCTTTCAAAAACTGATGCTCAATTTCACTTGGTGGGTCAATCGCAAGGACGCCGAGGGATTGAACGTCTTCGAGGGCGGGTTTCTCGGGCTTGACAATATCGGCATCTTCGACCGTTCGCGGCCGTTGCCCACGGGCGGGCGTCTCGCGCAGTCGGACGGAACGAGTTGGATGGCGATGTATTGCTTGAATATGCTTGCGATCGCTCTTGAACTCGCTGCGGTCGATGATTCGTACGAGGACGTTGCGACCAAATTTTGGGAGCATTTCGTTTACATCGCCGATGCGATGAACAATCTCGGCCGGGAAGGCATCTCGCTTTGGGACGAGGAAGATGGCTTCTATTACGACGTGCTGCATCTGCACGACCAGCGAAATATGCCGCTGAAGGTGCGGTCGATGGTCGGCCTGATTCCGCTTTTTGCGGTCGCGACAATCGATTCGGCAATACTCGACACATTGCCCGATTTCAAAAACCGTTTTGAATGGTTCATCGCAAATCGGCCGAAATTGACTGCGAACATCGAGCGAAAGGGAGATTGTACGCTGCTATCGATTGCCTTTCGCGAACGGCTCGAACGCGTCTTGAAAGTGATGCTCGACGAATCCGAATTTCTGTCCCCGCACGGGATCAGGGCGCTCTCGCGGTTCCACAAAAACAATCCCTACATCCTTGAGGTCAATGGCGAACATCATCGGGTTGACTATGAACCCGCCGAATCGTCGTCGGGATTATTCGGCGGAAACTCGAACTGGCGCGGTCCCATCTGGATGCCGGTCAATTATCTGCTGATCGAGTCGCTTCAGAAGTTTCACCACTTCTACGGATCGGACCTGTTGGTCGAATTTCCGACCGGTTCGGGCAAGAAGATGGATTTATGGGAGGTTTCCCAAGAGCTTTCGCGGCGGCTTTCGCGGATCTTTTTGCCGGGTGTCGACGGACGGCGGCCGGTCTTCCGAAACTCGCCGGAATTCGATTCCGACGAAAACTGGCGCGATCTGGTTTTGTTTTACGAGTATTTTGACGGTGACACGGGCGCCGGCGTCGGAGCAAGTCACCAGACGGGTTGGACGGGCCTCGTCGCGAAACTGCTGCAGCAGTCCGGCGATTAG
- a CDS encoding ferric reductase-like transmembrane domain-containing protein yields MSERYAAIGWNRQKKIYDAILATGVAAYLAFFLGLGSIVAPSATIETLLIRGFGTCAIILLHIVLLIGPLCRFFPVLLPVLYNRRHLGVTTFLMGAVHGVFSIVQFHALGVLNPIVSVLANNTRFGSVPDFPFQILGLIALVVLFLMAVTSHDFWLKNLSAPIWKALHTLVYVAYALLVAHVALGVLQAETSPVLAGSLGIGVAAVTLAHLAAAIRETKSDHESMSIDEFAEVCTVDEIPENRACVRTVGGERVAVFRYNGKISAISNVCRHQAGPLGEGKIIDGCITCPWHGFQYLPETGASPPPFTERVATFDVRVTDGQVAVRRKPNAPGTRSEPARIV; encoded by the coding sequence ATGAGCGAAAGATACGCTGCAATCGGCTGGAACCGGCAGAAGAAGATCTATGACGCGATTCTCGCAACCGGCGTCGCGGCTTACCTCGCATTTTTCCTTGGGCTTGGATCGATCGTCGCCCCGAGCGCGACGATCGAAACGCTGCTCATCCGCGGATTCGGAACCTGCGCAATCATCCTGCTCCACATCGTCTTGCTGATCGGCCCGCTCTGTCGCTTTTTTCCGGTCCTTCTGCCGGTCCTTTACAACCGGCGACATCTGGGCGTGACGACATTTTTGATGGGTGCCGTCCACGGAGTTTTCTCGATCGTGCAGTTCCACGCTCTCGGTGTCCTCAATCCGATTGTCAGCGTTTTGGCAAACAACACACGGTTTGGAAGCGTCCCCGACTTCCCTTTTCAGATTCTTGGGCTGATCGCGCTGGTCGTTCTTTTTCTTATGGCTGTGACGAGCCACGATTTCTGGCTCAAGAACCTTTCGGCGCCTATCTGGAAGGCGCTTCACACTCTGGTTTACGTTGCCTACGCATTGCTTGTCGCACACGTCGCGCTCGGCGTGTTGCAGGCGGAAACGTCGCCGGTTCTTGCCGGATCCCTCGGGATCGGCGTCGCGGCCGTGACGCTTGCGCACCTGGCGGCTGCGATCCGCGAAACAAAGAGCGATCACGAGTCGATGTCGATCGACGAATTCGCGGAAGTCTGCACGGTCGACGAGATCCCCGAAAATCGCGCCTGCGTCCGCACGGTCGGCGGCGAGCGCGTTGCGGTTTTTCGTTACAACGGCAAGATCTCGGCGATTTCAAACGTCTGCCGGCATCAGGCGGGACCTCTCGGTGAGGGAAAAATAATCGACGGCTGCATCACCTGCCCGTGGCACGGATTTCAGTATTTGCCCGAAACGGGAGCTTCACCGCCACCGTTTACCGAAAGGGTTGCGACGTTTGACGTAAGAGTCACGGACGGTCAGGTCGCGGTTCGGAGAAAACCCAACGCTCCGGGAACGCGTTCCGAACCGGCGCGCATTGTTTAG
- a CDS encoding NAD-dependent epimerase/dehydratase family protein produces MAKKPEKKILITGGTGFLGAHLVHQFLEAGAKNLRVMASSVPGWMTDAGVEPFAGSVTRPGDVAAATKGCEAIYHLAGKVSFAYDGAAQMNKIHVEGTRLLCEAAKENGVKNFILASSSGTSAITDDGEITDESYPQPLEILSKWPYYASKYYQEKTALKAFDGKGERLVILKPSLLLGSGDERLSSTKVVLDFMARKLPITPSGGLNFVDARDAATAFMNALDRGRHQERYLLGAVNWTVRDFFSRLERLTGVPAPMFSVPKKVAVAGSNLISSFYKHWNKPAPFEASEVEMGEYFWYFDSLKAADELGFAARDPQETLLDTIKYLREHFLGDGLFGK; encoded by the coding sequence ATGGCCAAGAAACCTGAAAAAAAGATTCTCATAACCGGCGGGACCGGATTTCTCGGAGCGCACCTTGTGCATCAGTTTCTCGAAGCCGGCGCGAAGAACCTTCGCGTTATGGCTTCGAGCGTGCCGGGATGGATGACCGATGCCGGAGTCGAGCCGTTTGCCGGGTCGGTGACACGGCCGGGCGATGTGGCGGCGGCGACAAAAGGCTGCGAGGCGATCTATCATCTCGCCGGGAAAGTGTCGTTCGCCTACGACGGCGCGGCGCAGATGAACAAGATCCACGTCGAGGGAACACGGCTTCTGTGCGAGGCGGCGAAGGAAAACGGAGTCAAGAATTTCATTCTCGCCTCGTCGAGCGGGACGAGCGCGATCACCGACGACGGCGAGATAACCGACGAATCGTATCCGCAGCCGCTCGAGATTCTCAGCAAATGGCCGTATTACGCGTCGAAGTATTATCAGGAGAAAACGGCGCTCAAGGCGTTCGACGGCAAAGGCGAACGACTCGTTATCCTCAAGCCGTCGCTGCTATTGGGCAGCGGCGATGAACGCTTGAGTTCGACCAAGGTCGTCCTCGACTTTATGGCCCGCAAGCTTCCGATCACGCCCTCCGGGGGATTGAACTTCGTCGACGCGCGCGACGCGGCGACGGCGTTTATGAACGCGCTCGACCGCGGCCGACACCAGGAACGATACCTGCTCGGTGCGGTGAACTGGACCGTGCGCGACTTTTTCTCGCGGCTCGAACGGCTCACAGGCGTGCCCGCACCGATGTTCAGCGTCCCGAAGAAGGTGGCCGTTGCAGGATCGAATCTGATCAGCTCGTTCTACAAACACTGGAACAAACCGGCGCCGTTCGAAGCGTCGGAAGTCGAGATGGGTGAGTATTTCTGGTATTTCGACTCGTTAAAAGCCGCAGACGAACTTGGATTCGCGGCGCGCGATCCGCAGGAAACGCTCCTGGATACTATCAAATATCTCCGCGAACATTTTCTCGGCGACGGACTTTTCGGAAAGTAG
- a CDS encoding insulinase family protein, producing the protein MKILYRLLLVFCLLLSVLVVPAQKTVSKPTFKVDFEKFTLPNGLEVVFHIDRSDPVVAVALTAHVGSAREKAGRTGFAHLFEHLLFLESENLGKGGLDKMSARIGGSGANGSTSRDRTNYFQTVPKDSLEKMIWAEADKLGWFINTVTDPVLAKEKQVVKNEKRQGVDNQPYGHTSYVIDKALYPEDHPYNWQVIGSLDDLQNATLADVKEFFRRWYVPNNVTLTVAGDFDTVQAKKWVEKYFGEIKRGPEVAPMEKRSGVVKETVKLYHEDNFAQLPELTMVWPTAEQYSPDAYALAILADYLSNGKKAPFYQVLVEDKKLTSNVNISNQDSELAGQFELSLRAFPGKDLDGAAAAIGEAFAKFEKEGISERDLNRIKAGQETQFYNSLSSVLGKGFQLAQYNIFADDPGFIAKDIQNILAVTPADVTRVYEKYIKNKNYVATSFVPKGKPELALEGSRKAEVVEEKIVQGAEDDVDPNVNATYERTPSSFDRTVEPSYGPAPSVVVPTVWQQKMTNGMTVYGIENREVPLVQFEIVIDGGLLLEDINKVGVSNLLARMMTQGTARRTPQELEEAIQQLGASIQVVAGTEDIRFGVTTLSKNYAATLALVEEILLEPRWDAKEFELVKQSVISQIRQQSANPNAIATNSFNGLIYGKDNIRSRNQLGTVESVGAITMDDLKAFYAKNISPSVARMHVVGDLRKAALVGSLASINKRWMAKKVVIPNFATPKAPDSSKVFFYDVPDAKQSVIRFGYPALAQTDPDFYPATVMNYILGGGGFASQLTQQLREGKGYTYGISSQFSGTRSPGAFSIASGVRTNVTLESAQLVKSILNDYGKNFSAADLETTKSFLIKSNARAFETAGAKLGMLANISKYGWRPDYVKQREGIVKSMTIARIRELSAKYLNTGKMYWLVVGDAKTQLPRLKELGFGEPVLIK; encoded by the coding sequence ATGAAAATCCTTTATCGTCTGCTGCTGGTCTTTTGTCTACTACTTTCGGTCCTCGTCGTTCCGGCTCAAAAAACGGTATCGAAACCTACGTTCAAGGTCGATTTCGAGAAATTCACGCTGCCGAACGGGCTCGAGGTCGTTTTTCACATCGACCGTTCCGATCCTGTAGTTGCGGTCGCGTTGACGGCGCACGTCGGGTCGGCGCGAGAGAAGGCCGGACGGACCGGTTTCGCGCATCTGTTCGAACATCTGCTGTTCCTTGAATCCGAAAACCTCGGCAAGGGAGGACTCGACAAGATGAGCGCGCGGATCGGCGGTTCGGGCGCGAACGGTTCGACGTCGCGCGATCGGACGAACTATTTCCAGACCGTTCCGAAAGATTCGCTCGAAAAGATGATCTGGGCGGAAGCCGACAAACTCGGCTGGTTCATCAATACCGTTACCGATCCGGTCCTGGCGAAGGAAAAGCAGGTCGTCAAGAACGAGAAACGTCAGGGCGTCGACAACCAGCCCTACGGACACACGTCTTACGTTATCGACAAGGCGCTCTATCCGGAGGACCATCCGTACAACTGGCAGGTAATCGGATCGCTCGATGATCTTCAAAACGCGACGTTGGCGGACGTCAAGGAATTCTTCCGCCGCTGGTACGTGCCGAACAATGTGACGCTGACGGTCGCCGGCGATTTCGACACGGTTCAGGCGAAGAAATGGGTCGAAAAGTATTTCGGTGAGATCAAGCGCGGGCCCGAAGTCGCTCCGATGGAGAAACGTTCGGGAGTCGTCAAGGAAACGGTCAAGCTCTATCACGAGGACAACTTCGCGCAACTCCCCGAGCTAACGATGGTCTGGCCGACGGCCGAGCAATACAGCCCCGACGCCTACGCGCTGGCAATTCTCGCCGACTATCTCTCGAACGGCAAAAAAGCGCCGTTTTATCAGGTGTTGGTCGAGGATAAGAAACTGACGTCGAACGTCAATATCTCGAACCAGGATTCTGAACTTGCGGGTCAATTCGAACTCTCGCTCCGCGCGTTTCCCGGCAAGGACCTCGACGGAGCCGCCGCGGCGATCGGTGAAGCGTTCGCGAAGTTCGAAAAAGAGGGAATCAGCGAGCGCGACCTGAACCGCATCAAGGCCGGCCAGGAGACACAGTTCTACAATTCACTGTCGAGCGTCCTCGGGAAAGGTTTCCAACTCGCCCAGTACAACATTTTCGCCGACGATCCCGGCTTCATCGCGAAAGACATTCAGAATATCCTCGCGGTGACCCCGGCCGACGTGACCCGCGTTTACGAAAAATACATCAAGAACAAGAACTATGTCGCGACGAGTTTCGTGCCGAAGGGCAAGCCGGAACTTGCCCTCGAAGGCTCGCGAAAGGCGGAGGTCGTTGAAGAAAAGATTGTTCAAGGCGCGGAAGACGACGTCGATCCGAACGTGAACGCGACTTACGAACGGACGCCGTCGAGCTTCGACCGCACGGTCGAACCCTCGTATGGTCCGGCGCCATCGGTCGTCGTGCCGACCGTCTGGCAACAGAAAATGACGAACGGGATGACGGTTTACGGGATCGAGAACCGGGAGGTTCCGCTCGTTCAATTCGAGATCGTCATCGATGGCGGATTGCTTCTCGAAGATATCAACAAGGTCGGAGTCTCGAATCTGCTGGCGCGGATGATGACCCAAGGAACGGCGCGCCGGACGCCGCAGGAGCTTGAAGAGGCGATCCAGCAACTCGGCGCTTCGATCCAGGTCGTCGCCGGCACCGAAGACATCCGATTCGGAGTTACGACGCTTTCGAAAAACTATGCGGCGACGCTCGCGCTCGTCGAAGAGATATTGCTCGAACCGCGCTGGGACGCGAAGGAATTCGAACTGGTCAAGCAAAGCGTCATCAGTCAGATCCGCCAGCAGTCGGCGAATCCGAACGCGATCGCAACCAATAGCTTCAACGGTCTGATCTACGGCAAGGACAACATCCGTTCGCGGAATCAACTCGGAACGGTCGAATCGGTCGGCGCGATCACGATGGATGATCTGAAAGCTTTCTACGCGAAGAACATTTCGCCGTCGGTGGCGCGGATGCACGTCGTCGGCGATCTCAGAAAGGCGGCGCTTGTCGGTTCGCTGGCCTCGATCAACAAGCGCTGGATGGCGAAAAAGGTCGTCATCCCGAATTTTGCGACTCCGAAAGCTCCGGACTCGTCGAAGGTGTTCTTTTACGACGTGCCCGACGCGAAACAGTCGGTGATCCGATTCGGGTATCCGGCGCTGGCGCAGACGGATCCCGATTTCTATCCCGCCACGGTAATGAACTACATTCTTGGCGGCGGCGGATTCGCTTCGCAATTGACGCAGCAACTGCGCGAGGGCAAAGGCTATACGTACGGCATCAGCTCGCAGTTTTCGGGAACCAGATCGCCCGGAGCGTTCTCGATCGCGAGCGGCGTCCGGACGAATGTAACGCTCGAATCGGCCCAACTCGTGAAATCGATCTTGAACGATTACGGAAAGAACTTCTCGGCGGCTGATCTCGAGACCACCAAGAGTTTTCTAATCAAAAGCAACGCGCGTGCCTTCGAAACCGCCGGCGCCAAGCTCGGGATGCTCGCAAACATCAGCAAATACGGTTGGCGGCCGGACTATGTCAAGCAACGCGAGGGAATCGTGAAATCGATGACTATCGCGCGCATTCGCGAACTTTCGGCGAAATACCTGAACACTGGTAAGATGTACTGGTTGGTCGTCGGCGACGCGAAAACACAGCTTCCGAGACTAAAGGAACTCGGCTTCGGCGAACCGGTCCTGATCAAGTAG
- a CDS encoding transglycosylase SLT domain-containing protein: protein MKESFSAAFLLLTMLTHFACAQKTDVKPPVETKTYSQMDDDEKSRFIAAKSDEILALFGRTEGDGINAEGLRLIRTQIDGYSKRFSLPKLDRCDSKSWLKNDLTSILMRGVKTAAAINEEFSAQNLPPQIGLYTAMIETEFCPCLQAPTGPLGMFQFLASSAKDLGLKTKAKASPTNPDERCQPKLAARAAAKFYRMMIDRDFKSDAIGLPLAVSTYNRGQGNTKRHISEVAAISKAPQISFWTLIETTELLRETFGKGESSEPPLYFQQFEQENIKYVPKFFAAAIIGENPKAFGIDASPLSQTK, encoded by the coding sequence ATGAAAGAATCTTTCTCTGCCGCTTTTCTTTTGCTAACGATGCTCACGCACTTTGCCTGCGCGCAAAAAACGGACGTCAAACCGCCGGTCGAGACGAAGACTTATTCGCAAATGGATGATGACGAGAAATCTCGTTTCATCGCCGCCAAATCCGACGAGATTCTGGCTCTTTTCGGACGCACCGAGGGCGACGGGATCAATGCCGAAGGGCTACGGCTGATCCGCACGCAAATTGACGGTTATTCAAAACGCTTTTCCTTACCAAAACTTGACCGATGCGATTCGAAAAGCTGGTTGAAAAACGATTTGACCTCGATATTGATGCGCGGCGTTAAGACGGCCGCTGCCATAAACGAAGAGTTTTCGGCCCAGAACCTGCCGCCTCAGATCGGACTTTACACGGCAATGATCGAAACCGAATTTTGCCCTTGTTTGCAGGCTCCGACCGGCCCTTTGGGAATGTTTCAGTTTCTTGCTTCGTCCGCCAAAGATCTTGGATTGAAAACCAAAGCAAAAGCCTCGCCGACAAATCCGGACGAAAGATGCCAGCCAAAACTGGCGGCACGCGCGGCGGCGAAATTCTACAGAATGATGATTGACCGTGATTTTAAGAGCGATGCGATCGGTTTGCCGCTGGCGGTCAGCACCTACAATAGAGGTCAAGGCAATACAAAAAGACATATTTCCGAAGTTGCCGCAATCTCAAAAGCTCCGCAAATCAGCTTCTGGACTCTGATCGAAACAACCGAACTGCTCCGTGAGACGTTTGGAAAAGGGGAGTCATCTGAACCGCCGCTCTATTTCCAACAGTTTGAACAGGAAAACATCAAATACGTGCCGAAATTTTTTGCGGCGGCAATCATTGGCGAAAATCCGAAAGCCTTCGGAATCGATGCGAGTCCTTTGAGCCAGACCAAGTAG
- a CDS encoding 1-acyl-sn-glycerol-3-phosphate acyltransferase, with the protein MNNFTTLVPIERTGSLRQSLRHVTDILKQGYNTLIFPEGTRSLDGQIQEFKPIIGYLALNDKVGILPIYLWGTFEAFPKGMTIPAKDSIGAEIGAKIGRFLEYDELFEMTKGVPNTEAYRLISARVQHEIENMRDGKRDKFDVAAVRKRWKAERRKSRKQEPVIDE; encoded by the coding sequence ATGAACAACTTCACGACGCTCGTTCCGATCGAGCGCACCGGAAGTCTGCGCCAGTCATTGCGGCACGTGACCGATATTCTCAAACAAGGCTACAACACGCTCATTTTCCCCGAAGGCACGCGAAGCCTCGACGGCCAAATTCAGGAGTTCAAGCCGATCATCGGTTACCTCGCGCTCAACGACAAGGTCGGGATTCTGCCGATCTATCTGTGGGGGACGTTCGAGGCTTTTCCGAAGGGAATGACGATCCCGGCGAAAGACAGCATCGGCGCCGAGATCGGGGCGAAGATCGGGAGGTTTCTCGAATACGACGAGCTTTTCGAGATGACCAAAGGCGTTCCGAACACCGAAGCTTATCGCCTGATCTCCGCGCGCGTTCAGCACGAGATCGAAAATATGCGCGACGGCAAGCGCGACAAATTCGATGTTGCAGCGGTCCGCAAAAGATGGAAAGCGGAACGCCGGAAGTCGCGGAAGCAGGAACCGGTCATCGACGAATAA